The genomic stretch gaaaaagttgggatcccatttactacggtttggaattgatagaagttatacatgttggacaattcatggtgagaaaagtaacgggaatgctgggtcgagttgtaataggaagtatgcttcaaacgacgattgcacagacacatacgattgcgatcgagtcgaagagattgcagaagcgcttgaagaagatcttgcggattgtcccaaaatgtttgagaggttggtaagcgatgcagagaaaccgttgtatgatggttgttcaaaattcacaagattgtctgcggtgttaaagttgtacaacttaaaggcggacaatggatggtcggataaaagtttcacagagttattagcccttatgaaagatatgctaccataggataatgttcttcccaatcgaacgtatgaagccaaaaagatgttgtcctctattggcatgagctatgataagatacatgcatgtccaaacgattgcgttttgtttcgaaacgagtatgcagcgttgaatgagtgtcctaaatgtggtgcccctcgatataagaaaaagttgtctcctgctaaagtcttatggtattttcctataattccgagatttagacgcatgtatcgtagtgagaccgattcaagacacttgacttggcatgcagatgaaagaattattgatggaaagttgcgacatccggcagactcaccacaatggatgaaagttgatactgaatatcctgaatttggaaaagaagcaagaaaccttcggttgtcattgtctactgatggaatgaacccgcatggtattcaaagtatctcgcatagcacatggcctgtgattcttatgatctataacctacctccgtggctatgtatgaagcgtaagtacatgatgttatctatgctaatttctgggcctaaacaaccagggaatgacatagatgtatacttggcacccttaatcgaagatttaaagtttttgtgggagaacggtgtggaggtttacgatgggtataggaaggaaagtttcaacttgagggcgatgttgtttggaacaattaatgattttccagcatacggaaatctatccgggtacagcaataaaggtcaaaaggcgtgtcccgtttgtgaagatgaaaccgatacgacacgattggagctttgtcagaagaatgtctttctcggccatcgtagattcttaaattctaatcatcactaccgtgggtggagaaaagcattcaacggaaaggccgaacacggtacagccccgccttttttgtcaggtgatcaaatttttgaaaaggtgaaagatgtgagcactcagtttggcaagccttttgcacattcacttgtcaagggtgggtggaagaagaagtcaattttttttgaacttccatattggaagtcgttgtacgtaagacatttcctggatgttatgcatattgaaaaaaatgtatttgacagcgtcataggtacgttactcaatatacaaggaaagtctaaggatggccttaacataaggaaggacatggtaaacatgggaatgagaactgaattgggacccgtgacgaaaggaagacgaacatatctgccacctgctgtttacactctatctagaaaggagaagaaaacattgtgtaagtttctcagtgaagttaaagttccagaaggctactcttcagatattagaagacttgtgtccatgaaagacctcaagttaaagagtttgaagacgcatgattgtcatgttataatggaacattttttaccaataggtatacgttctattcttccagaaaaagtaagaagcgcaataactaagctgtgtttcttcttcaggtcaatttgcagtaaggtggtcgatcccgcgatcttaccaacattgcaaaaagagatagttgttactttatgtgatcttgaaatgtattttcctccctcgttttttgatataatggttcatctagtcgtgcatcttgtgaaagagacacaattgtgcggaccagcttatatgagatggatgtaccctgctgaacgttatatgaaaatattaaaagggtacgtgaaaaacagaagtcgaccggagggctgTATTgcggaacgatacgttgttgaagaagcggttgagttttgtactgaatatctgtcaaatgttcaatctatTGGACTCCCTAAGTCTCATATTGtcggaaaaaaagaaggaaaaaggctaattggaaataaagttgtgacagtatcaatggtcgaacgggatcaagcgcacttgtatgttctgcacaatgagattgaggttgagccgtatgttgaaatgcacaagattgttctccgagatttaaatccaaatagaaatgagaactggatagtacgagagcacaatcgaagtttcataccgtggtttagggatcatatttattcaaagtatcgttcagatcctgcttcagtaacagaaaggttgagatgcttagcctatggtccaactgtaattgtgctttcttatagcgcatacgcaattaatggatacacattttataccaaagaacaggatgataaaagtactatgcaaaatagtggtgttaccttggtggctgaagcaatgcacatatcaagtgcgaatgacttaaatccgaaatttgcaaatttgtcatattttggggttatcgagcgcattttggtgtttgattacgcgaagtttcagattcctgtatttggttgcaagtgggttgaaaataatagtggcatacgaatggataagtcaggatttttgcaagtggatctcaatagggtagggtacaaagatgagcctttcattttagcctctcaagctaaacaagtgttctatgtcaatgatccttcaagtacgaaatggtctatagtgcttttatctaacaaaatagttgatgaaaacattgaagatcaaggtgatattggtgttggcattgattcTTGTACAAGaagcgatcaaaatgagaatgaatcttgtactagaaatgatcataatgagggtatttggattaatccaaccgtccgcgttgttaagagacgcgttgaACACAAtgctaccaagaaaagaaagagacgttagtgataaaggtaatagttttATTcactttgtaccgattgttttattcaatagtatagtacttattcaatttgttttattcaatttgtaccgattgttttattcaatttgtaccgattattttattcaatttttaccgactaatttgttttgaaccatgtatccgtttgtcgacttctttacatgtaaatatactattttgacgattccggatctgctcatgcacttatctttacatttcgggactgtttttttatcggttttgcttctgcccgtaatcaaaagtcgggcttagggtctgaatttcggaaaaccgactttatttttgagtccgtggggacgttttaccatagccatgtaaatttcgttcaattccgacaactttcttttttgacgctcattttgatttgtaccgatttcgtttccgatacacTTGTTCATGCATGGTTTAACTTGTATAGATTgtaagcttattaatagtgtactaatgtgctttactttgtttgatacaggttcaatggcttcagataaAGATGCTCCACctacaaactcacaagaaaactcacaagaaagagatgctccggatacaaatgctccacctgatactgaagcaaaagaagttgcacgaggcatcacgattatgaagggaatcatacgacatagagaccaaggattagtataccctttggaatggaattctgaaaaccaaccaattggtcctaattctgcaaagttgacaagttacattggtacacttgttcgtatgcatattccaatctccgtagctaaatggaatatgAAGAGTGACGACTTGGATAATAAAAAAAaggcgatttgggaagagcttcaggtatataccatatatggttgttgttattatattgaagataaattgtttacattacttatactaacacactatgcgtatgtttttttgcagaggacctttgacataccagatgagcgtaaaaagtacatacttagtttggccggaaaaagatatagagggtggaaagcttttttgacaaataactatcttaaggataaagatggaaactttcttgaagaggcgccGGGAAGACCACTAAAGTataagatcttcattgatgaagaagattgggttaagtttgtaaatcaaagagatgaagcttttcggaaaaggagtgtcacaaatagcgcgagagcatcaaaacccgcatatccatacaaaaaagggcgtatgggatatgcacgcttggaggataaaatcgtaagtaaatagaaatgcgttttaattaattgtctaaatgtgttttatttgacgattttgcgatttgtgtcaatgcatagttggaggagtctaaaagtgaggaaacctcacttcctgtacatgtgttgtggagggaagctcgggtgggcaagaatcaagccgtcgatcccgaagttcagagagtgtatactgaatgtgtaagtataatactgtgtctttatttaaatcaaatgttttttaatatataaatgattttttatctccactaataattattgaaatataaatgaattacaggagaccttgtcgcaatcggtgtccaccggtgaggatcatgatgataggagcgtacttagtagagccctacatgctcctgagtatcccggtcgggtgaggggtaagggtcatggtgtgactccaacctcttattACAAgaatcctaggagaagaaatccttcaaatgaagaagtgttgcaaaagttggcggaattgcaagcacaagtctctgcatTGCAAAAAGATAAAGATTTGTATAtaagagaaaagtgcaatactgcatcggtgagagaaactagtgataaagctagtttcaacggtcaaagaaaatttcccgaggtatttcttacaaatttttctatttccttacaaattgttctattttgttaacgataatgactttatatttactattggtttagggcatttcttcttgccaactattcTTATCGGCACCgtgttatcgcctagttggcaagggaaaagtgcacaacactgtgggagatttacttcaccatagaccgctcccggatggacacctgaaagtatcggtggatgttgtagtagatcatgatgcgatgctaccggtacctgacttggtctcagagacgacattgctgcgagatgcaataggatcatttgttgcatggccctcagaGCTCATtgtcattagtgatgaggtatattgaaaacgattaagaaatcatttagttttcgaatgtcaattctaaaccgtttattaactattttttacattttaattttagattgctcctataaaacccgcaaataagggtaaagggattttacaggaggaggagtctgttgcatcactaaaagaggtacatttaaagtgttaataattaatctgaatctaaatctgcatgattttatattttacctaacttatatgatttttaggcatccgctcgggagtcacaacaagtgacgcagcatgttcgtaccgtaccacccactggtcctccgaagccagcgggaaaaaaaggcggtgcttttgtgcctcggtaccggtcgacgctcgcaacaatggttgatatgtccgatttgaaggacggtgctttacgtgaaatcgttatggatgagagtgtcttcggtattgaattcaagtcacttattgaacttgatgacttggaggagatttttaagcatgatcaactaggcgtcaataacatgcactcatacatccggtaatattccctcatccgatatattatttaattagtctcacaatataatttatttacacatttcaatgaaaataatctaatgtttgttatgtttttatttaaggttgttgtatgacagagtgttgcgcgggactccgttgtctaacagattccgtttcgtgtcttccgcccactgcagcggaatggcaattgcttcggaaccggaatcagttagacagcacttagtcgatagattcatgtccaccggcaacacagaaagtctgcatctttgggcgtataatacccgaccagtagggttagtttctcattctttgttcatctaatctctgtttcttttgtgtatagcaaaattttcatataacctattgtttttatttatagagcacactggttgctgcttgctatcaaccctataagggaagtcgtgtattatctgaattcggtaaacggtgaatggaccaattatcaggccatgaaggacatcgttgatttgtaagtgggatcgttctaaatatatattcgtgtatatttatatatatttacttatttgtgggattgatctaaacatatgcttttatatatttgttaattagatcaatacaagtgttccgaagtcaacgggacgcacaggtatcccgaactaaatctagcaacattacttggatccaagtgcaggtacattatttttcacaatgttgcttataatatatttatgctacttgataaaacaatgcacaactatagaatcttatttgtttttctatgtagtgtccgcaacagcgaaacagttacgattgcggatactttgtattgcgGTATataaaagaaatccttcaggcaaatcaattagagattccgctcacggtatgaatttataacttaagataatttcatataacttattacatttaactaaatgtatcattcatattttttttttgtagtaccttgacgaattccgtgtcgcttcatacccgaaacttaagttggaagaaataaaagaggatttgagtCATTTTTACATTAAgcactttttcatgtaggatttgtgtcgatttacttacaattttatataacattattgatgttgtaatatatgatgtatatatataattttggatattattttggtatatatattgtcttactgatggctgaaataatatcgtcgaaaataaattacaggtcgaaaataaattacaggtcgaaaatattacaggtcgactgggaggattaaattacaggctgcacattaaaaaacCTCAcaaacctactaaagcgcttctaagtaaaagcgctgccaaagattaataaaaaaagaattaaaaaaaaaacgcaacatacgaaagcgcttctgtaaaagcgctcttatagggtgggctttaagagcgctttttcctaaaaaagcgctcttaaaggccaccctataagagcgcttttccaaaagcgctttcgtatgctgctttttttttttttttactctcacagggggggctataagagcgcttttctggaaaaagcgctcttaaaggggggcctacgagAGCTCTTTTTCCAggaaaacgctcttatagggggacctacgagagcgctttttccagaaaagcgctcttatagggggggcctaccagagcgcttttagaagcgcttttgtaggcTACGCCAGCgcagcctttaacagcgcttttaagcgctcttaaagcccaaaaaaagcgctgtaaaagccctTGTACGGCGTAGTGTGAGTAGGCAATGACGATGTAAATTTGCAAGCCATACCCCGACTACGCTGTATTAGGCTTGAGGGAAACAGTTCCTACTCGGTCTTATACTTAAATCTTATCTCAAGAGTGGAAGAAGCCCAATAAAAATGTGAAGCCTGAGAATATGGTAATATTCCTTAATGATGTTAGGTGAATGACGTCATAAGATGAAATATTATTCTTATAGCGACTATCCAAAAGAATGTTTTTGAACTTGGGAAATAAGCATGGATCAGTCCTAGAAAAACACATGATCAAGGCAAATGATTGAAAGATATCATAATGAATTATATTGTGACCTTTGTTCTCTTCGACGAAGGTTATTGGAGCGAATGTTATAGGTCTCAAGAAACCTTAGTAGAACTCCTATAAGATACCAAAGACGTTAACTCGATGTACACATAAAAATTGCTTAAACTTTATACTTCTTATATCCGACCGTCACTAAATTGAATGTCAAAGTATTTGCATGTATCACCCTCGTCGATTCATCCAAAACAACTAGACATGAAAGATATCCGGATCCGGAACTGCTACTACCCGACAATATTCATTTTCCAAAGAAAAAACTTTGTTATAGAAAAGAACACTCATAAAGGAGACTCCTTGGTCAAAGAAAGAAATAATTTCTTGGTTGAATTAATGCTACCAAAATACAAACCTCCATAGATAACATTAATAAAATTACATTGTGATTTTCGTACAAGAAATGTCACTCTTTTGTGAATTGTGATCGACAATATATCTCTTGTTTTGTTCATTGAAATAGTCCACATAGACAGATGGACACTTGTTTCTTCAATATATTAAACCCAGTCAAGAATCTATGTATGGAGTTAACTATGGAATTTAATAAAAAAGCTATTCTATATTTTTACTCAAAGCTTGAAGCCGGCCATTGCAAATAAAATTAGATAATTTAAGCTGAAAACCTAGGCCATTGTCACTTACAAAGCTTAGAGTCCTACAAGAGACAAATCCAAATTAAGAACACCTAATGCCCCAAAAACTCAAGGAATGTTTCTAttattagtttttaaaaatagggttaaatataccaAACCTTTCagtaatataggcgaaattcgcttttttcttgtaaatttttttttcaaacactcgcttcaaatataaaaatactatgtcTTTGGCCCCATAAGTGTAAAGTTTACCctctgtaatatttttttgtttgattttttcctCAGATTTGATATTTAAATTGCATGCTTAAGAggtaattcaaacaaaaaaatattacagggaAGAGTCTAAAAAAATATTACCAAGAAATAAAGTGAACTTCGCCTATACTATAGGAGTTGAAAAGTGGTATTCACCCTTTAAAATATTATCAAAGTTATATTAGCATTACTTTTAACTTAATACTCTTAACACAAATGCCATTGGATCTAACGTTGGAggacaaagaaaaaaacaatatcTTATTTCTTAATTTTGTGTATAAAAGGGTTCACTTTGGTCACATAAAATAACAAGAAACATAATTAATAAGAGAAAATATCTTTTGAAGTAAAAATGGTGTCAAAAGCTGCTATCAACTCAATGCTTTTTCTGAGAATAATTACACTTGCAGCCTCAGTAGCAACCGTGGCCTTAAttgttaccaacattgcaaaatttGATGGTGAAAAGGCAAAATTTCAAGATTTAATTGCATTCAGGTATGAAGAAAGCGTCCTAGCTAGCTAGTATTGATATAATCACATGTATCAGTATCGAGTTGAATAGAATGTTGAACATGCTTTTTATATCAGAACTACTTAGAATTTATTACTCAATATGTTAAAATTCTGCAGGTATGTTGTCGCAGTTGCATCAATTGCTGGTGCATATTGTATAGTGCAGCTACCATTTTCTATTTACTATGCTGTACAACAGAAGAGGTTGATACGCAATGGATTCTTGCCAGAATTTGACTTCTATGGAGACAAGGTCCTCACCTTTTTTTATTCTATATATAATGATGAAAACTATGGACaaggaaaatcaaaagaaaagaaaaaatattatggCAATTCTTTAAAAATAGGTCTAAATTGGTAAAGTTGAAAATAGGTTAGTTCACTATTTGATTCAACTCGATATGAATTATAGTATAGTCGAACACATTTTGAATAGGATTATCTCTGCGAAGTTTTAAATAACCATCGTGGTTGTTTTACGATCACGATCACGTAAAGATACGTTTTTCCGATTTCGGTCAATACAGATGTTGTATCACGGTCGCCGCAATATGACTTAatcacaatttattttttattataaaaattgtgCATAACGTTATAGGTAGCAGCATAACATTATAGGTAGCAGTATCTTCCAATGCCATTTTATAACGGTCGTTTTCGTAGTAACCGACCATTTTATAAAACCTTGATCTCTAGTGGAACTTATGAAAaactaattataaaatattaaaaaaaaatcttggaACACTTGTTTTTCGCGTGTGTGACATCTACTTGATTTTGTgtgaaaattttattaatttattcgaTCATCTGTGACATTTGATTAATTATGtgtaaaaatatgattaattcatttgagaaaatatttattttaattcacaataaaaattatatgaaCTAACTACATTTTACAAAGTGAACGACCATCTGACCATCTGCTCAATTGAATTAACCATATTTTTATGTATAATCATTACAACAAGTGTATGAAAAATATATGTAAAATGTAAGATGCAACTATAAAACATGAAGTGATATTAATTTATGCAACTATATGTTTTATATGCACTATAAATCCAAAAGTGAGTTCATTGAAAGACTATTGAAATTGCAGGTGATTAGTGGTCTTCTGGCCTCAGGCATTGGTGCTGGTTTTGCAGTATCCATTGAATTCAAGAGGCTCATTGATCAAATATTTGATGATTCTGGTGTCTCAAAGCAGGATCCAACGAGGAGCACAATTACCAAGTTTTATGTTCGTGGAATTATTGCTTCTGGTGTTCTTTCTGTGGCATTCCTTGCCATGTTTGTGGTGTCTTTCCTTTCCTCCTTCAATAGAAACAAAAGCAAAGGCATTTTTGGGTGATGATGATATTGTTTTGTCAACAACAAATATCAATTGAAGTAGAGTTTCTAATAAAGACTATTAAAGATGAATTTCTAATGTATTTTGATATTCatcatgttttttatttatttatttttggctaTGTGAACATGCAAAACATTATTTGTTTTCAATTGATTTATAATTTGTGtccaataatttatttattttctgatTTAGGTGTTTTTTATTATTGAAGTTCAAGtattgcattttttatttaagataATATATATCTATTATCTATTAGGGTTAAGTATATTTAAAATTCCTCTAAAGTTATGTACTTTTACTTTTCGTTCCATTAAAAAAATTTGTCAAAGAATCGTTCTTCAAaagttatatattttaattttaaatcccTACTGTAATTTAGCGACGATTTTTATAACTTAACGACTGAATTAGCGACAGTTTTAACACGATGGTCCAAAAGTTAAAATTCCTAACTTTAGAGGGACAATTCTTTAAGGAATTTTTTAGAAGGACGAAAAATGAAAATCATTAATTTTAAAGAgactttaaacatatttaatcatatcTATTAtctatctattataatatattaaataagaagtgcaCTTTGTTGACCACTCAACTCCATATGTACCACGCCACCATTATTCTTATGTGATGTCTCTCAAAGCACATACTATTTATTTTTTGAGGTCTTGAGTTCGAACTTTggcaaaaacaaaaatatattaacataaatagaTAATAGAATTCGAGTcggtgtgtcgatgctctgatgcgtagcactcggggggtgtttgcttgttttgattttgttgttaTATCTTGTTGGATTTTGTTGATGTTATCGTTTTGTTGAGACATGTTGGATAGTTATTGCAATGTTGGCAAAGACGTTATGAttgaattatattggtattgaaTTCTGATGCGATGGTAGAAAGTTGTTTGGATTTACATGACTAATGATGTATGATTTTCCtccgatataagtgttatgtatccatgacttatgagcatgatttgtgatttgtttaatttaatatatgtgacgcctcaaatgtgaTGTTGGTTTTTGagattttatactctgatttttctaTTAATTGTGGGGTaggtttggggtgttacattagtggtatcagagcaggtcggtccaagACCTTTTTTTCACTTGATTTGGTGTTGGTCTTGGTTGGTAGGTGAGGGGGACTTATTTTTTTCCGTCTTTTTTGTATTCTTGTATTCGGGTTAAGCACCCCTAGTGCTTGTGAAATATACCTTTAGCTTATAATAAAAAGAGCAGGTTGGTCCGTCTGAccatgtgtcgtgtcgtagtgtagtctaaTAATACTCGTATTATTAtttgtgctgattgcttttgtgttgtagtgatgAGTTGAgatggctgggaggaatgatgatgcgattgctgctgctttggaagcaatggctcaaaCTTTGGAACATCAGCCGAATGTTGGTGAGAATGTTGTTTCTCGCAATTTGGATACCTTTCAaagggagaatcctcctgtgtttaagggaactcaTGATCCTGATGGCACATTGACTTGGCTAAAGAAGATTGAGAgaatctttcgtgtgatggattgtaCTCTAGatcagaaggttcggtatgggactcatatgctagcggTTAAGACTGGTGACTGGTGGCTAGAGACTCGTCAGAGGTTGGAGGCTAATGGTGAGGAGATCACTTGGGTTGTGTTCCGTAGGGAGTTcttgaggaagtactttcctgaagatgtctgTGGCAAGAAGGAAGTCAAAATTCTTGAGTTGAGGCAAGGGAATAAGTcggttgtggagtatgctgccaagtttggtGAGTTGGCTAAGTTTTATCAACACTATGATGGACCAGATGGTGAATTTtataagtgcatcaagtttgagaacggaTTGCGCCCAGAAATCAAGAAGGCggttagttaccagaagatttgtatctttgctgatttggttgatagttgtcggatttatgaagaggacaacaatgctcattatcgggTTACCAATGAAAAGCGGGGAAAGAGTCAACAAGTCAGTGACAAGCCTTATGATGCTCCAGTTGGAAAGGGTAAGTAGAAAGCTAATGAAggcaagagaactagtgggggagatgctcctgctggtattgtgtgcttcaagtgtggcaaagCTGGTCACAAGAGCACTGTGTGTACTATTGACGCGGAGAGGTGTTTCCGTTGTGAGAAGTTTGGACATGAGGCGTCTGAATGCCAGCATAAGTAGAtggtgtgttttaattgtggtgaagaaggacatattggaagcaagtgtcagaagcccAAGAACGAGCAAGCTAGTGGAAAGGTGTTcgccttgtcgggaactcagaccactagtgaggatgcACTCATtagaggtacatgtttcattaataacattcctttgattactattattgataccggtgctacGCATTGTTTTATCTCTAGtgattgtgttgaaagattgggtcttgcgttgtctgctatgaatggagagatggttgtcgatactccggctaagggaTCGGTGACTAGTTCTCTTGTGTGTTTAAAGTGTCCCGTGTCGATTTTCGATAAAgactttgttgttgattttgtttgcttgTCGTTGAGAGAATTGGATGTgatcttgggtatgaattggaTAGAGCATAATAGAATTtgagtattaatataaataaagataGTTAGCTTTAATTTGGTacaataacaataaaatataGTCTTTTGGGTGTATTGGAGATTTAAATAGTTGTGTGTCTAGAAAggattttctatttttccattcaaaatagtttgttgagCGACTTTCAATTTTTCCGTCCGAAAATTGATGTTGAGAGAAAAGGTTTTCAATTTTTCCGTCCAAAAATTGCAGTTAAGAGAGAGTTTGCAATTTTTCCGTTAAAAAGTTGTAGCTGAGACAGGATTTGCAATTTTTTGATtcaaaagttgcaattaagctagtgtttgcaattttatttcttaaaaattgGAGTTTGAAGGGTTAGCAATTTTATGAgaggttttataa from Vicia villosa cultivar HV-30 ecotype Madison, WI linkage group LG4, Vvil1.0, whole genome shotgun sequence encodes the following:
- the LOC131596767 gene encoding CASP-like protein 4D1, with product MVSKAAINSMLFLRIITLAASVATVALIVTNIAKFDGEKAKFQDLIAFRYVVAVASIAGAYCIVQLPFSIYYAVQQKRLIRNGFLPEFDFYGDKVISGLLASGIGAGFAVSIEFKRLIDQIFDDSGVSKQDPTRSTITKFYVRGIIASGVLSVAFLAMFVVSFLSSFNRNKSKGIFG
- the LOC131596766 gene encoding uncharacterized protein LOC131596766, whose translation is MASDKDAPPTNSQENSQERDAPDTNAPPDTEAKEVARGITIMKGIIRHRDQGLVYPLEWNSENQPIGPNSAKLTSYIGTLVRMHIPISVAKWNMKSDDLDNKKKAIWEELQRTFDIPDERKKYILSLAGKRYRGWKAFLTNNYLKDKDGNFLEEAPGRPLKYKIFIDEEDWVKFVNQRDEAFRKRSVTNSARASKPAYPYKKGRMGYARLEDKILEESKSEETSLPVHVLWREARVGKNQAVDPEVQRVYTECETLSQSVSTGEDHDDRSVLSRALHAPEYPGRVRGKGHGVTPTSYYKNPRRRNPSNEEVLQKLAELQAQVSALQKDKDLYIREKCNTASVRETSDKASFNGQRKFPEGISSCQLFLSAPCYRLVGKGKVHNTVGDLLHHRPLPDGHLKVSVDVVVDHDAMLPVPDLVSETTLLRDAIGSFVAWPSELIVISDEVY
- the LOC131596768 gene encoding uncharacterized protein LOC131596768; its protein translation is MAQTLEHQPNVGENVVSRNLDTFQRENPPVFKGTHDPDGTLTWLKKIERIFRVMDCTLDQKVRYGTHMLAVKTGDWWLETRQRLEANGEEITWVVFRREFLRKYFPEDVCGKKEVKILELRQGNKSVVEYAAKFGELAKFYQHYDGPDEDNNAHYRVTNEKRGKSQQVSDKPYDAPVGKGK